The genomic stretch TAAGATAATGAGGCTAGATACTATAACAACTGTCCCCACAACAGCAGAAACCACAATCTCATTGGCATAAGTGCTGCTGCAGGAAAGCTGGAGGAGTGGGAGAATGTCACACATATAATGGCTAATAATGttggaatcacaaaagaccagCCGCATCATATACCCTGTGTGGACCATGGCTCCTGCAAACCCCAACACATATGAACCAGAAATCAGCAGAGAACACACCTGAGGGGACATGACCATTGTGTACAGCAAGGGcttacagatggccacatagtgATCATAGGCCATGGCTGTCAACACATAGCACTCAGAGCTGacaaaaaagcagaagaaaaacagcTGAGATATACATCCTGTAAAGGAGATGACATTCCTCTTGGAAATAAAGTTCATTAGCATTTTGGGGGTAAAGACAGATGAGTAACAGAGATCAATAAAAGAGAGATTGAACAGAaaaaagtacatgggggtgtgcaggTGTGAATTTAGACAAATTAGAATCATCAAGCATAAATTGCCCACCACAGTGACCAGGTAGTTCAgcagaaacaggaaaaacagGGGTAACTGGAGTTCAGGTTGTTCTGTCAATCCCATAAGGATAAACTCAGTCACAGAGGAGGCATTTTCCATATTCATTTACTACACAGTCGTAATCTGTAGGAACAGGGGCAGAAACTCAGATTCACAATGGACCTTCATGGACTTTCCCTGTTTCCTGAGTGAGAGCTGGATCTTTTTATAATCACAGGGTTGTCTAAAGAGACTCATCAAAGCATCCAAAATACAAGACTTGTAATGACTCTTCCCACAGATCCCTCgttttcttctttctgccctTACTTCTCTTGTTTGTCTCCATGCTTAAAAAATACCGGTAGACTCCCAGTGTCTCTGCACATGATTCCTCAGTCTCTCCAGCCTCTGTTCAGGATCAGGGCTGAAAAGAGCAGTAAATAGGTCGTGTGCCCCAGAACCCTCAATTTATGCAGTCTGAGGTTTGAAAGGAATTGAGACATAGGTGACTCAACACTCACTTTCTTTTTCCGTGATGCCTCACTGCCACTGAACCTTAGGACTCCATCTACCCTACAGTCCTTAGAAGGTCAAAGGTTCTGACAAGGAAGAAGACAGTATCCATCACTGTGGTCCTCAGTCTTTGACGTGCTAAGCAGACAGGCCATAATTTCTATTTGAGAATTTCCCCAGAAGGTCTTTTTCACTTGCAAAGATGATATCCACATTAACAAGCTCCAAAGCAATCAGTTAACTCAAGTAGAATGCATTTCATATCCTGTAGTTCTGGGAAAATTGAttaaaagcacagaaaataatTCTCTCCCTCATGATTTCCTTTCAAGTTAATGAGCCCCCAGAGAGtagaaatgagttttttttttccattctgtgtcACAGATCTTTTGAGACACAATATACTACtagtttacaattttaaaataagtattcttCTTAATCCCCAAGGCAGAGTAATGTGTGTTCtgatatttactttctttttcatctcttggAGTCTATGCCCAGTTCCAAAAACAAAAGGACATCTGGGgcataatcactttacaatgtagtgttggTTTCCCCCATACAACATTTCAAATCAATAACAACTATATATTCatccttcctcttgagcctccctctccccatcaTCCCACacatccaggttgtcacagagtgccaggctgggcaaTGTTTATATAGTGCTATGTAGCAGCATCTCATCATCtacccattttacacatgataggaaatgtatgtcaatcccattttctcagttcgtcccaccctctctttcccccactttGTTCACAAGTtttttctccatgtctgtgttccattccttccctgtaaataggttcatcagtactgtttttctagttTCCATAGATATGTTTTAATCGTGGTAGTTCAGCTGgttaaaaatttgcctgcaatgcaggagaccccggtttgattcaaaggttgagaagttcccctgaagaagggataggtatccactctagtattcttgcctggagaatccccatggacagaggatcttggtgggctacagtctatggggacacaaagagtcagacacgaccaagcaactaagcacaacacatatactatatttatttctctctttctgacttacttcactcttctGTATAATTGGTCCTAGGTTCATCCagctcactagaactgactcaaatgtgttcttttcttttatggctgagtaatatttcaatgtatatatgtaccacaacatcTTAATCCATTTACCTGTCAACAGACAGCTAGGTTGCTTCTGCATCCtgactactgtaaatagtgctacaataaaATTGGGGTaaacgtgtctttttcaattatggttttctcagggtatatgcccagtagtttAATTGCTGAGTCAGtcataaagaacatgcctgctttccaatgcaggatatgtagatgcagtttcaatccctgggtctggaagataacctggaggacatagcaacccaaccattccaatattcttgcttggagagttccttggacagaggaacctggtagggtacagttcatagggtcacatagagtcaaatacaactgaaatgacttagcatgcactcattcACAAGGatattttgtttccagtttttttaagaaacctccatactattctccatagtggctatatcaatttgtgttcccaccaactgtgcaagaggttttccttttctccagatgctctccagcaattattatttgtagattttgatgatggctgttctgactggtgtgaggtgatacctcactgtagttttgattttcatatctctaataatgagctatttgagcatttttcatgtgtttattggccatctgtatgtcttctttggaggaatgtctatttaggtctcctgcccattttttggttgaCTTGTCTATTTTTCTGAGAgtgagctgcataagctgcttgtGCATTTTGAAGATTAATATTTTGTCACTTGTCttatttgcaatattttctcccattctgcggtttgtcttttcattttgtttatggtttcctttgctgtgcaa from Budorcas taxicolor isolate Tak-1 chromosome 25, Takin1.1, whole genome shotgun sequence encodes the following:
- the LOC128068730 gene encoding olfactory receptor 143-like produces the protein MNMENASSVTEFILMGLTEQPELQLPLFFLFLLNYLVTVVGNLCLMILICLNSHLHTPMYFFLFNLSFIDLCYSSVFTPKMLMNFISKRNVISFTGCISQLFFFCFFVSSECYVLTAMAYDHYVAICKPLLYTMVMSPQVCSLLISGSYVLGFAGAMVHTGYMMRLVFCDSNIISHYMCDILPLLQLSCSSTYANEIVVSAVVGTVVIVSSLIILISYALILFNILHRPSSKGLSKALSTCGSHITTVGLFYGFALLTHVRSSSSSFVEQGKFFSVLYTNVVPMLNPLIYSLRNKDVKVGVKKTLKRITK